A stretch of the Amycolatopsis sp. BJA-103 genome encodes the following:
- a CDS encoding tRNA adenosine deaminase-associated protein, whose translation MAVQEPITGFAVAVVREDGRWRCSSLDPGALAELDAAITELGKLRSTGAAFGLLAIDDEFFVIVRPSPRGPSLLLSDAAAALDYDIAADVLDVLRVDPPDEDDDAVWPEGDLEILSDLGLPGAELQVIVGEVDLYPDEQLQMVAQRCGFAAEFTKILDEI comes from the coding sequence ATGGCGGTGCAAGAGCCGATCACGGGGTTCGCGGTGGCCGTGGTGCGGGAGGACGGTCGGTGGCGGTGCAGCTCTCTTGATCCAGGGGCACTCGCCGAACTCGACGCTGCGATCACGGAGCTCGGCAAACTGCGTTCCACCGGTGCCGCCTTCGGGCTGCTGGCGATCGACGACGAGTTCTTCGTGATCGTCCGGCCGAGTCCCAGAGGGCCCTCACTGCTGCTGTCCGACGCCGCGGCGGCGCTCGACTACGACATCGCCGCGGACGTCCTCGACGTGCTGAGAGTCGATCCACCGGACGAGGACGACGACGCGGTCTGGCCCGAAGGCGACCTGGAGATCCTGTCCGATCTCGGCTTGCCGGGGGCCGAACTCCAGGTGATCGTCGGCGAGGTCGACCTCTATCCCGACGAACAACTCCAGATGGTCGCGCAGCGGTGTGGATTCGCCGCCGAGTTCACCAAGATCCTGGACGAGATCTGA
- a CDS encoding CsbD family protein, which yields MSVFDKAKDKAEQAIGAAKEKLGEKTGNQDLENSGRADQTEGQVKETGHDLRDRAEGGVQDLKDKFNK from the coding sequence ATGAGCGTTTTCGACAAGGCGAAGGACAAGGCCGAGCAGGCCATCGGCGCCGCCAAGGAGAAGCTCGGCGAGAAGACCGGCAACCAGGACCTCGAGAACTCCGGCCGGGCCGACCAGACCGAAGGTCAGGTCAAGGAGACCGGGCACGATCTTCGCGACCGCGCGGAAGGCGGCGTGCAGGACCTCAAGGACAAGTTCAACAAGTAG
- a CDS encoding DUF305 domain-containing protein — protein sequence MRRRLPMALFGLVVWVLAGCSTATGAAPAAPNAPGANQADITFSQQMVPHHQQSIQVANLASERSASEYVKATAAKIIKAESAEVQTMTGWLQSWNAAVLPAAGHAGHSMPGMITAGQVASLQNLTGAEFDKTWLPLMAEHLRNGVTMAKTVLSSGEHAETKALAQEIVENQTAAIDEITAQLP from the coding sequence ATGCGACGGCGACTGCCGATGGCACTGTTCGGGCTGGTCGTCTGGGTGCTCGCGGGCTGCTCGACGGCCACGGGCGCCGCACCGGCGGCACCGAACGCCCCTGGCGCCAACCAGGCCGACATCACCTTCTCCCAGCAGATGGTCCCGCATCACCAGCAGTCGATCCAGGTCGCGAACCTGGCCTCGGAACGGTCGGCTTCCGAGTACGTGAAGGCCACCGCGGCCAAGATCATCAAGGCCGAATCGGCCGAGGTCCAGACGATGACCGGCTGGCTGCAGTCGTGGAACGCGGCCGTACTGCCCGCGGCGGGCCACGCGGGACACTCGATGCCGGGGATGATCACCGCCGGGCAGGTCGCCTCGCTGCAGAACCTGACCGGCGCCGAGTTCGACAAGACGTGGCTCCCGCTGATGGCCGAACACCTGCGCAACGGCGTCACGATGGCCAAAACCGTGCTGTCGTCGGGCGAGCACGCCGAGACGAAGGCGCTGGCACAGGAGATCGTCGAGAACCAGACGGCGGCGATCGACGAGATCACCGCGCAGCTTCCTTGA
- a CDS encoding nucleoside deaminase — protein MAAVQAAIAAARGAGDDVPIGAVVLSPDGTPLASARNAREELGDPTAHAEILALRAASEIYGDGWRLEGCTLAVTLEPCTMCAGALVMARVAKLVFGAWEPKTGAVGSLWDVVRDRRLSHRAEVVGGVLEPECVALLEDFFHGHRGNRTG, from the coding sequence ATCGCCGCCGTCCAGGCGGCGATCGCGGCGGCGCGGGGTGCGGGCGACGACGTGCCGATCGGCGCCGTCGTCCTGTCCCCGGACGGGACCCCGCTCGCCTCCGCGCGCAACGCCCGTGAAGAGCTGGGCGACCCGACGGCGCACGCGGAGATCCTCGCGCTGCGGGCCGCGTCCGAGATCTACGGTGACGGCTGGCGGCTCGAGGGCTGCACGCTCGCGGTGACGCTGGAGCCGTGCACGATGTGCGCCGGCGCCCTCGTGATGGCCCGGGTCGCGAAGCTCGTCTTCGGCGCCTGGGAGCCCAAGACGGGGGCCGTGGGGTCGCTGTGGGACGTCGTCCGCGACCGGCGGCTCAGCCACCGCGCGGAGGTCGTCGGCGGCGTGCTGGAGCCCGAGTGCGTGGCCCTGCTCGAAGACTTCTTCCACGGGCACCGGGGTAACCGCACCGGGTGA
- a CDS encoding endonuclease/exonuclease/phosphatase family protein, protein MTTSRRAARRRALTVAVTSGLVVSGAAITAAPAALAAPSADAVIAEVYGGGGNSGATLSNDFIELANRGAAAVSLDGFSVQYAPASGNSWQVTPLTGGVAPGARYLVSEAKGAGGTVALPTPDATGAIPLSATAGTIALVQGTTALTCKTAADCAADPRIKDLVGFGPAAVIREGAAAPAPSNTASVARGSALADTDDNAADFTSGAPTPTNSKGETPGETGPPPVTAKIHEIQGTTRISPFKDRKVAGVTGFVTAIRSFGSARGFWVTDPAPDADPRTSEGLFVFTGSTTPAVAVGDAVTATGTIREFYPDAPATSPYQSLTELTSAQWTVDSSGNALPAPTVVTPDSVPDAVAPAPGGSIEPLPLEPAKYSLDFWETHESEIVSVSDARVVGPTSSFNELYVTTKPKQNPSVRGGAVYLDYDRLNTGVLKVASLIPFAEVPFPKVNTGDVLTGETSGPVEYSNFGGYTLFATKLGATKDNGLKRESTRAQRSGELSVATYNVENLSALDSAEKFGELAKAIATNLAKPDILNLEEIQDNNGPANDGTVVADQTLQKFVDAIVAAGGPRYEWRQIDPENGKDGGQPGGNIRVGFLFNPARVSFVDRPGGTATTPVDVVKERGKTHLTVSPGRVDPANEAWEASRKPLVGEFVFQGRTVFVIANHFNSKGGDQPTHGRNQPPVRSSEVQRAKQATVLRGFIDKVLASDKNANIVVAGDLNDYPFSPAVKTLTAGGVLKDLIASLPENERYSYVFEGQSQVLDHILASKAPRGTDYDVVHLNAEFAQQASDHDPQVLRFRPSAGNPVQDAFYDLADYLEKVLGPYLPKP, encoded by the coding sequence GTGACCACATCCCGCCGTGCTGCCAGGAGACGGGCCCTGACCGTGGCCGTCACCTCCGGCCTGGTCGTGAGCGGTGCTGCCATCACAGCCGCTCCGGCCGCGCTCGCCGCGCCCAGCGCCGACGCCGTGATCGCCGAGGTCTACGGCGGTGGCGGCAACTCGGGTGCGACGCTGAGCAACGACTTCATCGAACTCGCCAACCGCGGCGCGGCGGCCGTGAGCCTGGACGGCTTCAGCGTCCAGTACGCGCCCGCGTCGGGGAACAGCTGGCAGGTCACGCCGCTGACCGGCGGTGTCGCGCCGGGCGCGCGGTACCTGGTCTCGGAGGCGAAGGGCGCGGGCGGCACGGTCGCCCTCCCGACGCCGGACGCCACCGGGGCGATCCCGCTGTCCGCCACGGCGGGCACCATCGCGCTCGTCCAGGGCACCACCGCGCTGACCTGCAAGACCGCCGCCGACTGCGCGGCCGACCCCCGGATCAAGGACCTGGTCGGCTTCGGCCCGGCCGCGGTCATCCGCGAGGGGGCCGCGGCACCCGCGCCGTCCAACACCGCGTCGGTCGCCAGGGGCTCGGCGCTCGCGGACACCGACGACAACGCCGCAGACTTCACCTCCGGTGCGCCCACCCCGACGAACAGCAAGGGCGAGACGCCGGGTGAAACCGGCCCGCCGCCGGTGACCGCCAAGATCCACGAAATCCAGGGCACCACCCGGATCTCGCCGTTCAAGGACCGGAAGGTCGCCGGGGTCACCGGTTTCGTGACCGCGATCCGGAGCTTCGGTTCGGCCCGCGGGTTCTGGGTCACCGACCCCGCGCCCGACGCCGACCCGCGCACCAGCGAGGGCCTGTTCGTCTTCACCGGTTCGACCACGCCCGCCGTGGCCGTGGGTGACGCCGTGACCGCCACCGGCACCATCCGCGAGTTCTACCCGGACGCGCCGGCGACCTCGCCGTACCAGTCGCTCACCGAGCTGACGAGTGCACAGTGGACGGTCGATTCGAGCGGAAACGCGCTGCCCGCACCGACCGTCGTCACCCCGGACTCGGTCCCGGACGCCGTCGCCCCGGCGCCGGGCGGCAGCATCGAGCCGCTTCCGCTGGAGCCCGCGAAGTACTCGCTGGACTTCTGGGAGACGCACGAGAGCGAGATCGTCAGTGTCTCCGACGCGCGCGTCGTCGGCCCGACGTCGTCGTTCAACGAGCTTTACGTGACCACCAAGCCGAAGCAGAACCCCAGCGTCCGCGGCGGCGCGGTGTACCTGGACTACGACCGGCTCAACACCGGCGTGCTCAAGGTCGCGTCGCTGATCCCGTTCGCCGAGGTGCCGTTCCCGAAGGTCAACACCGGCGACGTGCTCACCGGCGAGACCTCCGGCCCGGTCGAGTACAGCAACTTCGGCGGCTACACGCTGTTCGCGACGAAGCTGGGCGCCACCAAGGACAACGGGCTCAAGCGCGAGAGCACCCGCGCGCAGCGCAGCGGTGAGCTTTCGGTGGCCACCTACAACGTCGAGAATCTGTCCGCTTTGGACAGTGCGGAGAAGTTCGGCGAGCTGGCCAAGGCCATCGCCACCAACCTGGCGAAGCCGGACATCCTGAACCTGGAAGAGATCCAGGACAACAACGGCCCGGCCAACGACGGCACCGTCGTGGCGGACCAGACGCTGCAGAAGTTCGTCGACGCGATCGTCGCCGCCGGTGGCCCGCGCTACGAGTGGCGTCAGATCGACCCGGAGAACGGCAAGGACGGCGGCCAGCCGGGTGGCAACATCCGCGTCGGCTTCCTGTTCAACCCGGCTCGTGTGTCCTTTGTGGATCGTCCGGGCGGCACCGCGACCACCCCGGTCGACGTCGTCAAGGAGCGCGGCAAGACCCACCTGACCGTCTCGCCCGGCCGCGTCGACCCGGCCAACGAGGCGTGGGAGGCAAGCCGCAAGCCGCTCGTCGGCGAGTTCGTCTTCCAGGGCCGCACCGTGTTCGTCATCGCGAACCACTTCAACTCCAAGGGCGGCGACCAGCCGACCCACGGCCGCAACCAGCCGCCGGTCCGGAGCTCCGAGGTGCAGCGGGCCAAGCAGGCGACCGTGCTGCGGGGGTTCATCGACAAGGTGCTCGCGTCGGACAAGAACGCGAACATCGTCGTGGCCGGTGACCTGAACGACTACCCGTTCTCGCCCGCGGTGAAGACCCTGACGGCGGGCGGCGTGCTGAAGGACCTCATCGCGTCGCTGCCGGAGAACGAGCGGTACAGCTACGTTTTCGAGGGTCAGTCGCAGGTGCTCGACCACATCCTGGCGTCGAAGGCGCCGCGCGGGACCGACTACGACGTCGTCCACCTGAACGCGGAGTTCGCCCAGCAGGCGAGCGACCACGACCCGCAGGTGCTGCGGTTCCGGCCGAGTGCGGGCAACCCGGTCCAGGACGCGTTCTACGACCTGGCGGACTACCTGGAGAAGGTCCTCGGCCCTTACCTGCCGAAGCCGTAA
- a CDS encoding limonene-1,2-epoxide hydrolase family protein yields MTDPKTVVTGFLQALEELDIDRALSFVAIDIVYQNVPLPPARGLSAVEKQLRTMARYGSGFEARTHHIAADGPIVLTERTDVLRRGSWEAEFWVCGTFEVRDGRIVLWRDYFDWTTFLAASAKGAGKAAVAGAKSLIGKYRARQELGR; encoded by the coding sequence ATGACGGATCCGAAGACCGTGGTGACCGGTTTCCTTCAGGCTCTCGAAGAGCTCGACATCGACCGCGCGCTGAGCTTCGTGGCGATCGACATCGTCTACCAGAACGTCCCGCTTCCCCCGGCCCGTGGCCTCTCGGCGGTGGAGAAGCAGCTGCGCACCATGGCCCGCTACGGCAGCGGGTTCGAGGCGCGCACCCACCACATCGCCGCCGACGGCCCGATCGTGCTCACCGAGCGCACCGACGTCCTCCGGCGCGGTTCGTGGGAGGCGGAGTTCTGGGTGTGCGGCACGTTCGAAGTGCGCGACGGCCGGATCGTGCTGTGGCGCGACTACTTCGACTGGACGACGTTCCTGGCCGCGAGCGCGAAGGGCGCGGGCAAGGCCGCCGTCGCCGGGGCGAAGTCGCTCATCGGCAAGTACCGGGCGCGGCAGGAGCTCGGGCGCTGA
- a CDS encoding M20 metallopeptidase family protein, whose amino-acid sequence MTGPTDLPTLPDARFAGLLAEARALQAKTVELRREIHRNPELGLHLPKTQASIRAALEGLPLEITEGKSTTSLTAVLRGGKPGPAILLRGDMDALPLQEDTGLDFTSDDDGVMHACGHDTHVAMLASAARLLSEHAAELAGSVVFMFQPGEEGQHGARHMIHEGVLEAAGERVEKAFGLHIFTQVESGIVQTRPGPIMASANSFHVKVTGRGGHGSAPHQAIDPVPAAAAIVTALQTMVTRKVSVFEPAVVSVTRIEAGTTTNIIPETAFLEGTIRTLSERTLAFVREELPKVCEAIGAAHGVRVSAEVVPGYPVTVNDPQVAGRVLELAAEVLGARNAEVMENPVMGAEDFSYVLQRVPGAFAFLGACPPDADLATVEANHSNRVVFDEDAMANGVAMYAAFALDALR is encoded by the coding sequence ATGACCGGACCCACCGACCTGCCCACCCTCCCCGATGCGCGCTTCGCCGGTTTGCTGGCCGAAGCCCGCGCGCTCCAAGCGAAAACCGTAGAGCTCCGCCGGGAGATCCACCGGAATCCGGAGCTCGGCCTCCACCTGCCGAAGACCCAGGCCTCGATCAGGGCGGCCCTCGAGGGCCTGCCACTGGAGATCACCGAGGGCAAATCGACCACCTCGCTGACCGCCGTCCTTCGGGGCGGCAAGCCCGGTCCGGCGATCCTTCTGCGCGGCGACATGGACGCGCTACCGCTCCAGGAGGACACCGGCCTCGACTTCACCTCCGACGACGACGGCGTGATGCACGCCTGCGGGCACGACACCCACGTCGCGATGCTCGCGTCCGCGGCGCGCCTGCTCAGCGAGCATGCCGCCGAGCTGGCCGGCTCGGTGGTGTTCATGTTCCAGCCGGGCGAAGAGGGCCAGCACGGCGCGCGCCACATGATTCACGAGGGCGTGCTCGAAGCCGCGGGTGAACGCGTCGAAAAGGCCTTCGGCCTGCACATCTTCACCCAGGTCGAGTCCGGCATCGTGCAGACGCGACCGGGTCCGATCATGGCGTCGGCGAACAGCTTCCACGTGAAGGTCACCGGCCGGGGCGGCCACGGTTCGGCGCCGCATCAGGCGATCGACCCGGTGCCCGCGGCGGCGGCGATCGTCACCGCGCTGCAGACGATGGTGACCCGCAAGGTCAGCGTGTTCGAGCCCGCGGTGGTCTCGGTGACACGCATCGAGGCCGGGACGACGACGAACATCATCCCGGAGACGGCGTTCCTGGAGGGCACGATCCGGACGCTGTCCGAGCGGACGCTGGCGTTCGTGCGCGAGGAACTGCCGAAGGTGTGCGAGGCGATCGGTGCCGCGCACGGCGTCCGCGTGAGTGCCGAAGTCGTTCCCGGCTACCCGGTCACCGTCAACGATCCGCAGGTCGCGGGGCGGGTGCTGGAACTGGCGGCCGAGGTCCTCGGCGCCCGCAACGCCGAGGTCATGGAGAACCCGGTGATGGGCGCGGAGGACTTCTCGTATGTCCTGCAACGCGTTCCGGGCGCCTTCGCCTTCCTCGGCGCCTGCCCGCCCGATGCCGACCTGGCCACGGTCGAGG
- a CDS encoding BNR-4 repeat-containing protein yields MRRLLCALIPLLAAGLMTPPAQATKPPEKAAFEVMTPASTVASRTDRRPNAGGVYDPVARKTFISWSGKAADTHVQAYDHRTGGWTAPKKIADGESDPHNYPTMLLAGDGHLLIFRGMHNTRTVISRAPLAHSLEGTWTDTEVPQGDSASYPMPVKTTDGTLFLFYRETTNELDPTANTDFRPMKYIVSRDNGKTWKNSVQLTGKQWAFGSLGRADHMDEIYVGQLRYLPSSGRIQFVYTLAGGGPTQHKHDVYHRNVYYLSFDVRTLRFHSAAGRDLGTQVDDAEQERYLKVAETPLELPGGLKSPDYILQVGTQRDGKPFVTWFQFDAAGSPRDFAGAWNGRDWEVREVANGLRLREIEQLNGGTWRVYGTRDGQPDIETFLLENGRVWKPETLITTPKPVQRVEVITGFRDPARILATGASSARDVAVADGDIYVAGTPRK; encoded by the coding sequence ATGCGCAGACTTCTTTGCGCGCTCATCCCACTCCTCGCGGCAGGTCTCATGACCCCGCCCGCCCAGGCCACGAAGCCACCGGAGAAGGCGGCGTTCGAGGTGATGACCCCGGCGAGCACGGTCGCGTCCCGCACCGACCGGCGGCCGAACGCGGGCGGTGTGTACGACCCCGTCGCGCGCAAGACCTTCATCTCGTGGTCGGGCAAGGCCGCGGACACCCACGTCCAGGCCTACGACCACCGGACCGGCGGCTGGACCGCGCCGAAGAAGATCGCCGACGGCGAATCCGATCCGCACAACTACCCGACGATGCTGCTCGCCGGCGACGGCCACCTGCTGATCTTCCGCGGCATGCACAACACGCGCACCGTGATCAGCCGCGCGCCGCTCGCCCATTCCCTCGAGGGCACCTGGACCGACACCGAGGTGCCCCAGGGCGACTCGGCGAGCTACCCGATGCCGGTCAAGACCACCGACGGCACCTTGTTCCTGTTCTACCGCGAGACGACGAACGAGCTCGATCCCACCGCGAACACCGACTTCCGCCCGATGAAGTACATCGTGTCCCGCGACAACGGGAAGACGTGGAAGAACTCCGTGCAGCTGACCGGGAAGCAGTGGGCGTTCGGCTCGCTGGGCCGGGCCGACCACATGGACGAGATCTACGTCGGCCAGCTGCGGTACCTGCCGTCGTCCGGGCGGATCCAGTTCGTCTACACGCTCGCGGGCGGCGGGCCGACGCAGCACAAGCACGACGTCTACCACCGGAACGTCTACTACCTGTCGTTCGACGTCCGCACCCTGCGCTTCCACTCCGCGGCGGGCCGCGACCTCGGCACCCAGGTCGACGACGCCGAGCAGGAGCGGTACCTCAAGGTCGCCGAAACCCCGCTCGAACTCCCCGGCGGGCTCAAGTCGCCGGACTACATCCTGCAGGTCGGCACGCAGCGCGACGGGAAGCCGTTCGTCACCTGGTTCCAGTTCGACGCCGCGGGCTCGCCGCGCGATTTCGCGGGTGCGTGGAACGGCCGGGACTGGGAAGTGCGCGAAGTCGCGAACGGACTCCGATTGCGTGAGATCGAACAGCTCAATGGCGGCACTTGGCGCGTTTACGGAACCCGGGACGGACAGCCGGACATCGAAACGTTCTTGCTCGAGAACGGACGCGTCTGGAAGCCGGAAACCTTGATCACCACACCGAAACCGGTCCAGCGCGTCGAAGTGATCACCGGTTTCCGGGACCCCGCCCGCATTCTGGCGACCGGCGCGTCCAGCGCGCGTGACGTCGCCGTGGCCGACGGTGACATTTATGTCGCGGGAACGCCGCGCAAATAG